Proteins encoded in a region of the Triticum dicoccoides isolate Atlit2015 ecotype Zavitan chromosome 3A, WEW_v2.0, whole genome shotgun sequence genome:
- the LOC119269140 gene encoding peroxidase 2-like — MATKLAALIVLAAFLAGPAASEGASICFNGWLRLPTYDPVLCRPAPDVQTRQRRPAPSGSGLTSGYYNTRCPSAEKIVTDAVKKAVDANPGIGAGLIRLFFHDCFVRGCDGSVLLNTTNSKNSDTEREGPPNQNSLRGFEVIDEAKAAIEATCPDTVSCADIVAYAARDASYFLSDRKINIQMPGGRYDGRESISNETDQLPGPFSNLTALQGSFAAKGLTSDDMVTLSGAHTIGRARCSFFSTRFSEMEPTLAAKLRAQCSNDNNNVNQDDVTPDVLDKQYYQNVVDKKVMFTSDAVLNSTETITQVTENANMAGAWERKFEKAMETMGKIGVKTIGNQQGAEIRKVCWRVNN; from the exons ATGGCGACTAAGCTCGCAGCGCTCATCGTCTTGGCCGCGTTCCTCGCCGGGCCGGCGGCGTCCGAGGGCGCCAGCATTTGCTTCAACGGCTGGCTGAGGCTACCCACCTACGACCCGGTGCTCTGTCGCCCCGCGCCGGACGTTCAGACGCGGCAGAGGAGACCTGCTCCCTCGGGGTCAGGGCTCACCTCCGGCTATTACAACACCAGGTGCCCTAGCGCGGAGAAGATCGTCACGGATGCCGTGAAGAAGGCTGTGGATGCGAACCCTGGCATTGGTGCGGGGCTCATCCGTCTCttcttccacgactgcttcgtTCGG GGCTGCGATGGTTCTGTTCTCCTCAACACGACCAACTCCAAGAACAGCGACACGGAGAGGGAAGGCCCTCCCAACCAGAACAGCCTCCGAGGGTTCGAGGTGATTGACGAGGCCAAGGCGGCgatcgaggccacctgccccgacaCAGTCTCATGTGCCGACATTGTTGCCTACGCCGCCCGCGACGCGTCCTACTTCCTCAGCGACCGCAAGATCAACATCCAAATGCCGGGCGGCCGCTACGACGGCCGCGAGTCCATCTCCAACGAGACCGACCAGTTGCCCGGGCCCTTCTCCAACCTTACGGCTCTCCAGGGGAGTTTCGCGGCCAAGGGACTCACTTCCGACGATATGGTCACGCTCTCCGGCGCGCACACCATCGGTCGCGCCCGCTGCTCGTTCTTCTCCACCCGCTTCTCTGAGATGGAACCGACATTAGCCGCCAAGCTCAGGGCCCAGTGcagcaacgacaacaacaacgTGAACCAAGACGATGTGACCCCCGACGTCCTGGATAAGCAGTACTACCAGAACGTGGTCGACAAGAAAGTGATGTTCACCtcggacgccgtgctcaactcgacGGAAACAATAACGCAGGTGACAGAAAACGCAAACATGGCCGGGGCGTGGGAGAGGAAGTTCGAGAAAGCCATGGAGACTATGGGAAAAATCGGGGTCAAGACCATAGGCAACCAGCAAGGCGCAGAGATCAGGAAGGTATGCTGGAGAGTCAACAACTAA